In the genome of Dermatobacter hominis, the window GTGGCGCGCTCATTGGCGTGTGAGGTGCGTAGCGCTGTTGTCGGCGGGTTCGGCTCACGGCCTCATGCGGTCAGCTTGAAGAAGGTCTGTGAGGCAGGGCTGTTCCGTGTGGTGAGGACCTCAAGGACAGGAGAGCGGGACGCTTACCTCGTCCCCCGTTCGACCGCCGGGTTCGACGTCGTGGTACGCGACGGAGCCGAGCGGACGAGATCGCTCGCCCGGCGAAGGCTTCGATTCGCTCTGGCTCATGAGGTGGGACACAGCTTCTTCTTCAATCGGCGGATGGTTCCACACGATCGGACGTGCGAGTGGACGGACTCCGAGGAGCTATTCTGCAATCGGTTCGCGAGCGAGCTGCTGGTTCCGAGCGCCGAGGTAGCCGGGCTCCCTTGGACGCCGGGTTCACTCCGCCTAATCCGTGACCAGTACGACGTGTCCTTGCAGGCTGCAGCGATGTCTGCCGTCGCACATCACCCAGGAGCAGTGGCCGTAGCGCTCCGCGAGACTGACCATCCCACCAAGGGGCGTGCGTTGCGGATCGGGTGGAAAGCCGGCGAGCCGTTCGTTCCCGAACACGCCCGACTCGGAAGCCTTGTAGCTGAAGCGGCGTGGGTCAGGGGTACAGCCCAGGGCGTCGAGGAGTTGCGGCTGGGGCATCTCAACGGGCAACTCCACGTCGAGGCAGAGCGCGAGCCGGGCAGCAGCCAAGTGCTTGTACTCATCCGGCCACGAACTCAGCTCGAGCTCGGTCAGATGGAGTTGTTTCCACGGGCCGTCTCGT includes:
- a CDS encoding ImmA/IrrE family metallo-endopeptidase; protein product: MTLREVDIDVARSLACEVRSAVVGGFGSRPHAVSLKKVCEAGLFRVVRTSRTGERDAYLVPRSTAGFDVVVRDGAERTRSLARRRLRFALAHEVGHSFFFNRRMVPHDRTCEWTDSEELFCNRFASELLVPSAEVAGLPWTPGSLRLIRDQYDVSLQAAAMSAVAHHPGAVAVALRETDHPTKGRALRIGWKAGEPFVPEHARLGSLVAEAAWVRGTAQGVEELRLGHLNGQLHVEAEREPGSSQVLVLIRPRTQLELGQMELFPRAVSSALR